One genomic region from Lycorma delicatula isolate Av1 chromosome 1, ASM4794821v1, whole genome shotgun sequence encodes:
- the LOC142317557 gene encoding uncharacterized protein LOC142317557, whose protein sequence is MEEEMKAESIEEEAEVDEEEKDETILGEEFDSAIKNLRVEKAPGIDDFSAELIKATGEKLRTALYNLICEVYETGKMPEDFERCVMVPIPKKASATKCEDFCTSLISHASKILTSVPLQRIDKKLDKVLSEDQLDFKRGRGTQEAILALRLLIQKKPKKRTNMCVSP, encoded by the coding sequence ATGGAAGAAGAGATGAAAGCAGAATCAATAGAGGAGGAAGCTGAGGTAGATGAAGAGGAAAAAGATGAAACCATTTTGGGGGAAGAATTTGACtctgctattaaaaatttaagagtggAAAAAGCCCCAGGAATTGATGACTTCTCTGCAGAGCTAATCAAGGCCACTGGAGAAAAACTAAGAACAGCCCTTTATAATCTGATTTGTGAGGTATATGAAACAGGAAAAATGCCAGAAGATTTTGAGAGATGTGTGATGGTCCCAATTCCAAAGAAAGCAAGTGCGACGAAATGTGAAGATTTCTGTACAAGTCTAATTTCTCATGCATCCAAAATCTTAACATCTGTACCATTGCAAAGAATAGACAAGAAATTAGATAAGGTCCTGAGTGAAGATCAGCTTGACTTCAAAAGAGGAAGAGGTACGCAAGAAGCAATATTAGCACTaagattattaatacaaaaaaagcctaaaaaaagGACAAACATGTGTGTATCACCTTAA